In Leifsonia sp. PS1209, the genomic stretch ACAACTCCGGATCGCTGTTCCAGGCGCTCAACCCGGACACGCAGCTTCAGCCCCTCACCGACGAGGCATGGGTGAAGGAACTGACCCCCGACTTCAAGAAGACCGTCAGCACGTCGAAGGCGACGTACGGCGCACCGTGGGGCACGACCTTCAACGGCGGCATCATGTACAACAAGAAGGTCTACGAGAAGCTCGGTCTGACCGTGCCGAAGACCTGGGCCGAGTTCATCAGCAACAGCGAGAAGATCAAGGCGGCGGGCATCATCCCGGTGCTCCAGTCGTACGGGGACACCTGGACCAGCCAGCTCTTCGTCCTCGCCGACTTCGCCAACATCAGCAAGCAGGATCCCGAGTGGGCGACGAAGTACACCGAGAACAAGGCCAAGTACGTCGACCCGCCCGCGCTCGCCGGCTTCACGCACACGCAGGAGGTCTTCGACAAGGGTCTGATGAACAAGGACTACGCGTCCCTGACCAACGTGAACGCGCTCAAGCTGCTCGCCACCGGCGAAGCGGCGCAGTACCCGATGATCACCGCGGTGATCAGCAACGTGGTGCAGAGCAACCCCGACCAGGTCAACGACATCGGCTACTTCGCGATGCCCGCCGACTCCGGCGAAGGCCAGGCGACGGTCTGGGAGGCGAACGGCGCGTACATCCCGAAGTCGACGACGGGCGACAAGCTGACCGCGGCCAAGAAGCTGGTGGCGTTCATCAACTCGCCGAAGGGCTGCGACGTGCAG encodes the following:
- a CDS encoding ABC transporter substrate-binding protein — translated: MFSRRTAARVAATVASTAVLAATLVACSSSGGGGSSITLMAGGNDPAATKFAKSIADGFMKENPSIKVKVNTRPGGTDGDNLIKTRLSTRTMDDVFLYNSGSLFQALNPDTQLQPLTDEAWVKELTPDFKKTVSTSKATYGAPWGTTFNGGIMYNKKVYEKLGLTVPKTWAEFISNSEKIKAAGIIPVLQSYGDTWTSQLFVLADFANISKQDPEWATKYTENKAKYVDPPALAGFTHTQEVFDKGLMNKDYASLTNVNALKLLATGEAAQYPMITAVISNVVQSNPDQVNDIGYFAMPADSGEGQATVWEANGAYIPKSTTGDKLTAAKKLVAFINSPKGCDVQNSAGVPAGPFAISSCKLPDDAPALVADELKYQEAKQTGLALEFLSPIKGPNLEKILIQVGSGITDAKAGAALYDNDVKAQAQQLGLKGW